In Spirochaeta thermophila DSM 6578, the DNA window GGGTGTGAGGGGGAGGAGAAGTTCTCCCTTCCCTTTGAAGGCCACCACTCCCCAGCGTGCTCCGGAGATGCGCGAGACGAGCATGAGGGCGATCTCCTTGGCCACATCCAATCGCGAAGGGGGCACATCGCGAACGAGCATACTCCTCGAGATGTCGAAAAGGACAACGATATCCGCATTCCTTCTCTTCACCGTCTCCGGCTCCATGCCCCAGAACGGTTCTGCATAGGCCACGAGAAGACCGGCAATCCCCAGAAGGAGGAACACCTGAACGAGGAATTCCCTGACGAGGAAACGCGAGACCAGATGCTCCTTCCTGTCCCTCCCCTTGAGGCGCAGGAGTTCCTCCAGCCGCCGGTAGGAACGCCACACGAGAAAGAGGAGGACGGGCGCGAGCGCCAGCAGGAACCACAGACGAACCGGAAAGATGAACTTCACAGCACCTCCCCGAGTACCGCGTAGTGGAGGAGAAACCAGAGGGCTGCACACAGGAGCGCCATCCGGAGAAGCCCGCCGTGAAGGGAGACGACACGCACCGCAAGCTCCCGCCGCACATCGGCCGTGGCCGTAGCCCCGATGTACTGGAAGATCCTGTGGAGTGAGGTAGGGGTGTACCCGGAGAAGAACTGTCCGCCCGACATCTCCGCCATCCTCCTCAGAGTCTCTTCGTCGTAACCTTCCTCGAGCACACCCGCGTACCGGGTACCGGTGCTGGGATCGATCACATCGAGGCTCACGGGGAGGTCGCTTCCCACCCCCACCGTGAACACGGGAATGTCGAGATCCTTCGCCATCTCGGCCGCCGTCTCGGGCAGGATCTCACCGGTGGTGTTCTTGCCGTCCGTGAGGATCACGACGGCCCTGAAGGATGCGTTCACCCTCGAGAGATGGAGGAGCGATATCCCCACGCCCATACCGAGGGCCGTGCCGTCACCGAGGGAGAAGAGGCGGACGGCTTCCAGCCTTTCCAGGAAATACTCCACGTCGATCGTGGGAGGCACCTCCAGCATCGCTTCCTTCCCGAACAGGACGAGGCCGACCGCCATGTGGGGATACGAACGCACGAACTCCCTGATGACATCACGGGCCACCTGAAACCGTTGCTTCCCCGGAATATCCATGGCACCCATACTCGGGGAGACATCCAGGGCTATGACGATGGTAGGAGGATCCGAGACCACCACCTGTTTCCGTTCCACCAGGTAGGGGCCCGAGAGGATGAGCACCATCAGGGAAAGCATACCCCACAGGGCCGCATCCCGGAGGAGGGAGACGATTCTGTACCACAGCGGCAGGCCGGGGGGGATGTCGGCACCCCAGAAGACGAAGGGGAAACGCACCGCGCTCCCACGCCCCTTTCTTCTCATCCATACGAACAGGCACACGAGCACGACGAGGAGCCAGAGGGCGCCGGGACGATAAAAACCTATCATGCACCCCCCTCCTTCTCCTCGGCCTTCCCGGAAAGGAGTGCCCTCACGACCTCCAGGGAGGCCTTCTCGTGCTCAGGCGAGACCCGTCGGCTCCCGAAGCGGACCCCGTCGGCCTCGCGGAATACCCCGTACACCTGCCGGGCAAACTGCTCGGAGAGCACCCCGGGGAGCACATCCATGAGCTCCCGGGTGGTGGCCGAAGCGAATCGTGTGCCGTGGAACCTCGAGAGGTATCTCCTCGCGATCTCGATCAGCCTCGTGTAGAACTCGTCCTGAGGGAGCCCGTGG includes these proteins:
- a CDS encoding VWA domain-containing protein — its product is MIGFYRPGALWLLVVLVCLFVWMRRKGRGSAVRFPFVFWGADIPPGLPLWYRIVSLLRDAALWGMLSLMVLILSGPYLVERKQVVVSDPPTIVIALDVSPSMGAMDIPGKQRFQVARDVIREFVRSYPHMAVGLVLFGKEAMLEVPPTIDVEYFLERLEAVRLFSLGDGTALGMGVGISLLHLSRVNASFRAVVILTDGKNTTGEILPETAAEMAKDLDIPVFTVGVGSDLPVSLDVIDPSTGTRYAGVLEEGYDEETLRRMAEMSGGQFFSGYTPTSLHRIFQYIGATATADVRRELAVRVVSLHGGLLRMALLCAALWFLLHYAVLGEVL